In one window of Ruminococcus albus AD2013 DNA:
- a CDS encoding cell division protein ZapA translates to MATYKVVIMGKEYVLTSEENKDYTERLAAALDKRIKDMRARFSSLSITDCAVLTALDCMDELGQANRNIDNIRTQIKDYVDDAGRARNQATGAQREIKILKERVEQLEKELAERTNFSAMNNVGEAVSAEDILKGDIKAAIGETSEPEAVHAENNAQRRSIQDSPYMRSYEQAMNKRPADGAAGGARFSGNDQGNNK, encoded by the coding sequence ATGGCAACCTACAAGGTAGTAATAATGGGCAAGGAGTATGTCCTGACAAGCGAGGAAAACAAGGACTACACCGAAAGACTGGCGGCAGCTCTGGATAAGCGCATAAAGGACATGAGAGCGCGTTTTTCAAGCCTTTCCATCACTGACTGCGCTGTACTCACCGCCCTTGACTGCATGGACGAACTGGGACAGGCTAACAGGAACATCGATAATATACGCACACAGATAAAGGACTACGTTGACGATGCGGGCAGAGCGAGAAATCAGGCAACAGGTGCACAGCGTGAGATAAAGATACTGAAAGAAAGAGTGGAACAGCTCGAAAAGGAACTGGCTGAACGCACTAATTTCAGTGCTATGAACAATGTGGGTGAAGCTGTCAGCGCTGAGGATATCCTCAAAGGCGATATCAAGGCGGCAATAGGCGAGACATCCGAACCTGAAGCAGTCCATGCGGAAAATAACGCACAGAGAAGGTCTATCCAGGACAGCCCCTATATGCGCAGCTACGAACAGGCTATGAACAAAAGACCCGCTGACGGCGCGGCAGGCGGTGCAAGGTTCAGCGGAAACGATCAGGGAAACAACAAGTAA
- a CDS encoding cellulase family glycosylhydrolase — MRKHIKKFLSLFTAGAMSLSALPFISAQAQDVSSMTPKQIAADMGVGWNLGNTLDAHDSGSHKKMGLESETYWGNPKATKALIDAVKAKGFNTIRIPVTWYPHADANYKINSAWMSRVKQVVDWAIADDTYVILNVHHDEWNRPTNANYSAASKELKAFWKQIANEFQNYDRHLIFEGMNEPRNYGGNHEWDGGTSEMREVVNKLDKDFVDTVRATGGKNKTRCLMIPTYAASSTTAAMKALSIPNDPNILVSIHAYTPYNFTMNTGYGATNVFDSNMENELKQLFNNISNIYLSKGHSVVIGEFSASNKNNTAERVKWAKSYANLAKSKGIPIVLWDNNSINDTYNNGEGHGYINRKTLQWYDASEPVVDALIKTYGHVKATKEKTISNCRITLSQRSYTYDGNEHKPSVTVTFDGKKLTEGKDYSLTYKGGRNVGDASVTVTGTGNFKGSATVKYSVDPADLSGYKLGDVNFDNSINITDITLTSAHVKGKSIMSASRIKAADINRDGKINITDITRIAAQVKGKKLLPNEKVA, encoded by the coding sequence ATGAGAAAACATATCAAAAAATTTCTGAGCCTTTTTACCGCAGGTGCTATGTCGCTTTCTGCCCTGCCTTTCATCAGCGCTCAGGCTCAGGACGTATCTTCTATGACCCCAAAACAGATAGCGGCAGATATGGGTGTGGGCTGGAACCTCGGCAATACCCTTGACGCTCATGACAGCGGCAGTCACAAAAAAATGGGACTGGAGTCAGAGACCTACTGGGGCAACCCCAAGGCGACAAAGGCACTCATCGATGCGGTAAAAGCCAAGGGCTTCAATACTATCCGTATCCCCGTGACCTGGTATCCCCATGCTGACGCTAACTACAAGATAAACAGCGCGTGGATGAGCAGAGTTAAGCAGGTTGTCGATTGGGCGATAGCTGATGATACCTATGTTATACTCAATGTCCATCACGATGAATGGAACAGACCCACCAATGCCAACTACTCCGCGGCTTCAAAGGAACTGAAAGCTTTCTGGAAACAGATAGCTAACGAATTCCAGAACTATGACCGTCACCTTATTTTCGAGGGCATGAACGAACCCAGAAATTACGGCGGTAATCACGAATGGGACGGCGGTACGTCAGAAATGAGAGAAGTTGTCAACAAGCTTGACAAGGATTTTGTTGATACCGTAAGAGCAACAGGCGGCAAAAACAAGACCAGATGTCTTATGATACCCACCTATGCGGCAAGTTCCACTACTGCTGCCATGAAGGCGCTGAGTATCCCCAACGACCCTAATATCCTGGTATCCATCCACGCTTATACCCCCTATAACTTCACCATGAATACAGGATACGGTGCAACTAACGTATTTGACAGCAATATGGAAAATGAGCTGAAACAGCTCTTCAACAATATCAGCAATATCTACCTTTCAAAGGGTCATTCTGTCGTTATCGGCGAGTTCAGTGCTTCTAACAAGAATAACACCGCCGAGCGTGTAAAGTGGGCAAAGAGCTATGCCAATCTTGCTAAGAGCAAGGGTATACCGATAGTTCTCTGGGATAATAATTCCATCAATGATACCTATAATAACGGCGAGGGTCACGGCTATATCAACAGAAAAACTCTCCAGTGGTACGATGCCTCCGAGCCTGTGGTCGATGCGCTGATAAAGACCTACGGCCACGTTAAAGCTACAAAGGAAAAGACCATCAGCAACTGCAGGATCACTCTTTCACAGAGATCCTATACCTATGACGGCAATGAGCACAAGCCTTCCGTGACCGTTACTTTTGACGGCAAAAAACTCACTGAGGGCAAGGATTACTCCCTCACCTACAAGGGCGGCAGGAATGTCGGCGATGCTTCCGTTACCGTTACAGGCACAGGTAATTTCAAAGGTTCTGCGACCGTTAAGTACTCTGTCGATCCCGCTGACCTCTCGGGCTACAAGCTGGGCGACGTAAACTTTGACAATTCGATAAACATAACCGATATCACCCTGACATCTGCCCATGTAAAGGGCAAGAGCATTATGTCCGCAAGCCGCATCAAGGCCGCTGATATCAATCGTGACGGCAAGATAAACATAACCGATATCACTCGTATAGCAGCTCAGGTAAAGGGCAAAAAACTCCTTCCAAATGAAAAAGTAGCCTGA
- a CDS encoding TrmH family RNA methyltransferase, whose product MGRIVRINDLDTEGLAPYRDTAELSLKAQGLFVAESPKVIRTALDAGYEAVSLLSDEKYIMGQAADIVERVGDVPVYSAGKKLLEEITGFKLTQGVLCAMKRKSEDTALPAEVHRVAVLEDIMNQTNMGAIFRSAAALGVDAVLLTDGCSDPLFRRTIRVSMGTVFQVPWRFIGKSDSGYIGRLKEEGFLTAAMALRADTVSIEDERLKRAEKLAIVLGTEGDGLKTTTIEECDMTIKIPMAHGVDSLNVAAAGAVAFWEMRYRGV is encoded by the coding sequence ATGGGCAGGATAGTTCGGATAAATGATCTTGATACCGAGGGGCTGGCACCTTACAGGGATACGGCTGAACTCTCGCTGAAAGCGCAGGGGCTGTTCGTGGCAGAAAGCCCGAAAGTGATACGTACCGCCCTTGATGCGGGGTATGAGGCTGTATCTCTGCTTTCGGACGAAAAGTACATCATGGGGCAGGCGGCGGATATCGTTGAAAGGGTCGGTGACGTTCCTGTATATTCGGCGGGAAAGAAGCTTCTTGAAGAGATAACGGGTTTCAAGCTGACACAGGGCGTGCTGTGTGCAATGAAGCGGAAAAGCGAAGATACGGCACTTCCCGCGGAGGTACACAGGGTCGCGGTGCTGGAGGATATCATGAATCAGACGAATATGGGGGCGATATTCCGTTCGGCGGCGGCACTTGGCGTTGATGCTGTACTGCTGACTGACGGCTGCAGCGACCCGCTTTTCAGGCGGACTATTCGCGTCAGCATGGGTACGGTATTTCAGGTGCCGTGGAGATTTATCGGTAAATCGGACAGCGGATATATCGGCAGGCTGAAAGAAGAGGGCTTTCTGACGGCGGCTATGGCGCTGAGGGCGGATACTGTCAGCATTGAGGACGAACGTCTGAAAAGGGCGGAAAAGCTTGCGATAGTCCTTGGCACCGAGGGCGACGGGCTGAAAACGACCACCATCGAAGAATGTGATATGACGATAAAAATACCCATGGCACACGGGGTGGATTCCCTTAACGTTGCCGCGGCGGGGGCTGTGGCTTTCTGGGAGATGAGGTACAGGGGTGTGTAA
- a CDS encoding citrate/2-methylcitrate synthase, whose translation MVNDTARKLLCQQFVKNNTIDPGYYDRYSVKRGLRNADGTGVTAGLTNICNVHGYVVNEGEKMPIEGQLIYRGYNINDLVGNAVKENRFGFEEIVYLLLLGELPKKDELAAFRHMIAENRPLPADFFSDMILKAPSKDIMNKMSRSILALYSYDDNPENRAPEYEMATAISIISKLPYIMTLAYQVKKRTFDNQTMFLHPLDPDHSTAEMILAAIRPDRKFTDDEAKLLDLLMMLHAEHGGGNNSTFACRVLTSSGTDPYSAYSAAIGSLKGPKHGGANIKVSAMQECVKQHVSNWDDEGEVADFLTKILKKEAFDKSGLIYGMGHAVYTLSDPRAVILKANAKRMAEGTEFEKEYRLLETIERLTPELFLKIKGSDKAMCANVDMYSGFVYRMLGVPQDLFTPMFAVSRMPGWCAHRFEELVTGKRIIRPAYKAVAKERAYVPINDR comes from the coding sequence ATGGTAAATGATACAGCAAGGAAACTGCTCTGTCAGCAGTTTGTGAAAAACAACACTATCGACCCCGGTTATTATGACAGGTACAGTGTCAAGAGAGGTCTGAGAAATGCCGACGGCACTGGTGTTACTGCGGGTCTTACCAATATTTGCAATGTTCACGGATATGTGGTGAATGAAGGAGAAAAAATGCCGATCGAGGGTCAGCTGATCTATCGCGGCTACAATATAAACGATCTGGTGGGAAATGCCGTTAAGGAGAACCGTTTCGGATTTGAGGAGATAGTATATCTGCTTCTGCTGGGCGAACTGCCCAAAAAGGACGAACTGGCTGCTTTCAGACATATGATAGCTGAGAACCGTCCTCTGCCTGCGGATTTCTTCTCGGATATGATACTCAAAGCACCCTCGAAGGACATAATGAACAAGATGTCACGTTCGATACTGGCACTTTATTCCTATGATGACAATCCCGAGAACCGTGCCCCCGAATATGAGATGGCAACGGCTATATCCATAATCTCGAAACTGCCTTACATAATGACACTGGCTTATCAGGTGAAGAAGAGGACATTCGACAATCAGACGATGTTCCTGCACCCGCTGGATCCCGATCACAGCACTGCTGAGATGATACTGGCGGCTATACGTCCCGACAGAAAGTTCACTGACGATGAGGCTAAGCTTCTCGACCTGCTGATGATGCTGCACGCTGAACACGGCGGCGGAAACAACTCCACCTTTGCCTGCCGCGTACTGACATCTTCGGGCACCGATCCTTATTCTGCATACTCCGCAGCTATCGGTTCGCTGAAAGGACCAAAGCACGGCGGCGCGAACATCAAGGTATCGGCTATGCAGGAATGTGTAAAGCAGCACGTTTCAAACTGGGACGACGAGGGCGAGGTTGCTGACTTCCTGACCAAGATACTGAAGAAAGAAGCTTTCGACAAGTCGGGACTTATCTACGGTATGGGTCATGCGGTATATACACTTTCCGACCCGAGAGCGGTGATACTGAAAGCCAACGCAAAGCGCATGGCTGAGGGTACCGAGTTCGAGAAGGAGTACAGACTGCTGGAAACCATCGAGCGACTGACACCCGAGCTTTTCCTGAAGATAAAGGGCAGCGACAAGGCTATGTGCGCAAATGTTGATATGTATTCGGGCTTTGTTTACAGAATGCTGGGTGTACCTCAGGATCTGTTCACACCTATGTTTGCAGTATCAAGAATGCCCGGCTGGTGCGCTCACCGTTTCGAGGAACTGGTTACAGGCAAGAGGATAATACGTCCCGCTTACAAGGCTGTGGCTAAGGAAAGGGCTTATGTTCCCATAAACGACAGATAA